A single Bacillus sp. HMF5848 DNA region contains:
- a CDS encoding cytochrome bd oxidase small subunit CydS: MHTFLLFYAPLLIVVLAVILSFWVVSKSTKVEE; this comes from the coding sequence ATGCATACCTTTTTATTGTTTTATGCTCCTCTCCTTATTGTTGTGTTAGCTGTAATTCTGTCTTTTTGGGTCGTATCAAAAAGCACGAAAGTAGAGGAATAA
- a CDS encoding cytochrome d ubiquinol oxidase subunit II, translated as MTIEILGISVLWLFLFGYVIVASIDFGAGFFNASTIVTGKHHIVNSVIQRYLSPVWEITNVFLVFFFVGMIGFFPKTAYYFGTVLLIPISISIILLALRGSYYAFGTYGSKGHKGYTLMYGVTGVFIPASLTTALIVSQGGFIKETAKGTIELDYFALFTSPFSWSIVLLSLVSVLYISASFLAYYSSVAEDNGALKLFRKYTWIWSFPTIITALGIIVEMRWHNPSHFEGLLDLWWVFALSTLCFVTSLWYLRKARYGLSFIFVVLQFAFAFYAYGASRYPYLLYPYLTIYDGFTNQTMAISLVIVFVIGLMLLIPSLYLVFKLFIMNKPYIKNQKM; from the coding sequence ATGACGATTGAAATTCTAGGCATTTCTGTTTTGTGGTTATTTCTATTTGGATATGTCATTGTGGCATCAATTGACTTTGGAGCCGGTTTTTTTAACGCATCAACTATTGTGACAGGTAAACATCATATTGTGAACTCTGTCATTCAGCGTTACTTGTCACCAGTTTGGGAGATTACGAATGTTTTTCTTGTTTTCTTTTTTGTAGGAATGATTGGATTTTTCCCAAAGACTGCTTATTATTTTGGAACAGTACTTTTAATTCCAATTAGTATATCGATTATTTTATTAGCATTACGTGGAAGCTATTATGCATTCGGTACGTACGGATCAAAAGGGCATAAAGGATACACGCTTATGTATGGTGTGACAGGCGTCTTTATACCAGCGTCTTTAACGACTGCTCTTATTGTTTCTCAAGGGGGCTTTATTAAAGAAACGGCGAAAGGAACTATTGAGCTAGATTATTTCGCTTTATTTACGAGTCCATTTTCATGGTCAATCGTACTACTAAGCTTAGTAAGTGTGCTGTACATTTCAGCTAGCTTTTTAGCCTATTATTCATCAGTCGCAGAAGATAATGGGGCATTAAAGCTATTTAGAAAGTATACATGGATATGGAGCTTTCCAACTATTATTACAGCTTTAGGTATCATCGTTGAAATGAGATGGCATAATCCATCTCACTTTGAGGGCTTACTAGACCTTTGGTGGGTATTTGCCTTATCAACGCTTTGTTTTGTAACGAGCTTGTGGTATTTGAGGAAAGCACGTTATGGCCTGTCGTTTATTTTCGTGGTGCTTCAGTTTGCTTTCGCTTTTTACGCATATGGCGCATCGCGATATCCATATTTACTATATCCGTATTTAACTATCTATGATGGATTCACGAATCAAACGATGGCCATTTCATTAGTCATTGTATTTGTAATAGGGTTAATGTTACTTATTCCATCATTATATCTTGTATTTAAACTGTTTATTATGAACAAGCCGTATATAAAAAATCAAAAAATGTAA